From the Kitasatospora viridis genome, one window contains:
- a CDS encoding NAD-dependent epimerase/dehydratase family protein, with protein sequence MHVFLAGGTGAVGRLLLPLLLDAGHRVTAASRTGAGAERLRAAGATPVLLDVFDRAAVEAAVRAAAPEAVLHQLTALADYDLAANARIRREGTRNLVDAAKAAGVRRIVAQSIAWAYQGGPAPADETVPLDPGTAEPRATTVGSVGALEQAVAELPESVVLRYGMLYGPGTWYSPDGLMAERLGRGELATGPAVTSFLHVADAARAALAALEWPSGPVNVVDDEPAAATEWVPALAAALGRPAPTAVLTERQPWERGADNARARKEFGWQPLHASWRTGFAALGS encoded by the coding sequence ATGCACGTCTTCCTCGCCGGGGGCACCGGTGCCGTCGGCCGCCTGCTGCTGCCGCTGCTGCTCGACGCGGGCCACCGGGTCACCGCCGCCTCCCGGACCGGGGCGGGCGCCGAGCGGCTGCGCGCCGCCGGCGCCACGCCGGTGCTGCTGGACGTGTTCGACCGGGCGGCCGTCGAGGCCGCCGTCCGCGCGGCCGCGCCCGAGGCGGTGCTGCACCAGCTGACCGCGCTCGCCGACTACGACCTGGCCGCCAACGCCCGGATCCGCCGCGAGGGCACCCGCAACCTGGTGGACGCGGCCAAGGCGGCCGGGGTGCGGCGGATCGTCGCGCAGTCGATCGCCTGGGCCTACCAGGGCGGGCCGGCGCCCGCCGACGAGACCGTGCCGCTCGACCCCGGCACCGCCGAGCCGCGCGCCACCACCGTCGGCTCGGTGGGCGCACTGGAGCAGGCCGTGGCCGAGCTCCCCGAGTCGGTGGTGCTGCGCTACGGCATGCTCTACGGCCCCGGCACCTGGTACTCCCCCGACGGTCTGATGGCCGAGCGGCTCGGGCGGGGCGAGTTGGCCACCGGCCCCGCCGTCACCTCCTTCCTGCACGTCGCGGACGCCGCGCGGGCCGCCCTGGCCGCGCTGGAGTGGCCGAGCGGCCCGGTCAACGTGGTGGACGACGAGCCGGCCGCCGCCACCGAGTGGGTCCCGGCGCTGGCCGCCGCGCTCGGACGGCCCGCGCCCACGGCCGTGCTGACCGAGCGTCAGCCCTGGGAGCGCGGCGCGGACAACGCGCGGGCCCGCAAGGAGTTCGGCTGGCAGCCGCTGCACGCCTCCTGGCGCACCGGGTTCGCCGCGCTCGGTTCCTGA
- a CDS encoding alpha/beta hydrolase family protein encodes MTNPQSRRRTTHRLAATAALLCLSAVAGTATATAADLGAGRAGRGTVVSVTPLASLDAQQATAYVQGIGFATPAERGGVELERVVYRTVTPEGRPTTASGLVALPRDPGPRPLATVEYTHGTMAYRGEAPSVADGPDRAAAVMFAGDGFAAVAPDYLGLGVGPGTHPYLDVRSETTASVDLLTAARTVEARHGVRADGRVLVTGFSEGGAAAMGVGRALQEGRVPGYRLTALAPVWGHLPAEGWGRAVRPGGQ; translated from the coding sequence ATGACGAACCCGCAGTCGCGCCGCCGCACCACCCACCGGCTCGCCGCCACCGCCGCCCTGCTCTGCCTGTCCGCGGTGGCCGGCACCGCCACCGCGACGGCGGCCGACCTCGGCGCCGGCCGGGCCGGGCGCGGCACCGTGGTCTCGGTCACGCCGCTGGCCTCGCTGGACGCCCAGCAGGCCACCGCCTACGTCCAGGGCATCGGCTTCGCGACCCCGGCCGAACGCGGCGGGGTCGAGCTGGAGCGGGTGGTCTACCGGACCGTCACCCCCGAGGGCCGGCCGACCACCGCGAGCGGGCTGGTGGCGCTCCCCCGCGATCCGGGGCCGCGCCCCCTGGCCACCGTCGAGTACACGCACGGCACCATGGCCTACCGGGGCGAAGCCCCGTCGGTGGCCGACGGCCCGGACCGGGCGGCGGCGGTGATGTTCGCCGGGGACGGCTTCGCCGCGGTGGCACCGGACTACCTGGGCCTGGGCGTCGGGCCCGGCACACACCCCTACCTGGACGTGCGCTCGGAGACCACGGCCTCGGTCGACCTGCTGACCGCGGCCCGCACGGTGGAGGCCCGGCACGGGGTGCGCGCCGACGGCCGGGTCCTGGTGACCGGCTTCTCCGAGGGCGGGGCGGCCGCGATGGGCGTGGGGCGGGCACTGCAGGAGGGCCGGGTTCCCGGGTACCGGCTGACGGCGCTGGCTCCCGTATGGGGGCACCTCCCGGCCGAAGGCTGGGGGAGGGCCGTACGACCTGGCGGGCAGTGA
- a CDS encoding nuclear transport factor 2 family protein has translation MQEETARSAIDTFISAFNASDDSYVAALLSRALTSDVVFWGPLGRSEGIAAVERFVLDIRHHPAGPGMMARCSAVDMPDEWARYQWAFTTPDGGPRLAGTDVVHLRRSLIDQVIVFAGEIEPTAS, from the coding sequence ATGCAGGAAGAGACGGCACGCTCCGCGATCGACACCTTCATCTCCGCGTTCAACGCCTCGGACGACAGCTATGTGGCTGCCCTGCTCTCCCGGGCCCTGACCTCGGACGTGGTCTTCTGGGGGCCGTTGGGCCGCAGCGAAGGGATCGCGGCGGTCGAGCGGTTCGTGCTGGACATCCGGCACCACCCGGCGGGACCCGGCATGATGGCGCGCTGCTCGGCGGTGGACATGCCTGACGAGTGGGCCCGGTACCAGTGGGCCTTCACCACGCCGGACGGCGGCCCCCGCCTGGCGGGAACGGACGTCGTGCATCTGCGGCGCAGCCTCATCGACCAGGTCATCGTCTTCGCGGGGGAGATCGAGCCGACCGCCTCCTGA
- a CDS encoding DUF2071 domain-containing protein, which produces MASTVERRLLVNYRVDPTAAARVLPTPLRPKLTQSGWALGGVCLIRLGGVRPSWAPRGAGLRVEGAAHRIAVEWDGPDGVRTGVYIPRRDTGSRLAALAGGRLFPGPHGLARFRIEETAQRFSLSYASRDGEVRTSVTATVADELRDSRLFADMAEAAAFFRTGAHGLSEPARPGSGHLDVVELRTKSWEMTPCRVDSAESSYFDDPHRFELGSATLDSVFLMRDLPADWTPRSAVAVRQAA; this is translated from the coding sequence ATGGCCAGTACGGTGGAACGCCGGCTGCTGGTCAACTACCGGGTCGATCCGACCGCCGCCGCACGGGTGCTGCCGACGCCGCTGCGCCCGAAGCTCACGCAGAGCGGCTGGGCGCTCGGCGGGGTCTGCCTGATCCGGCTCGGCGGGGTGCGCCCGAGCTGGGCGCCGCGCGGCGCCGGCCTGCGGGTCGAGGGCGCGGCGCACCGGATCGCCGTCGAGTGGGACGGGCCGGACGGCGTCCGGACCGGCGTCTACATCCCGCGCCGGGACACCGGCTCCCGGCTCGCCGCGCTGGCCGGCGGCCGGCTCTTCCCGGGGCCGCACGGCCTGGCCCGCTTCCGCATCGAGGAGACGGCGCAGCGGTTCAGCCTCTCCTACGCCAGTCGGGACGGCGAGGTCCGCACCTCGGTCACCGCCACCGTGGCGGACGAGCTGCGCGACAGCCGGCTGTTCGCCGACATGGCCGAGGCGGCCGCCTTCTTCCGCACCGGCGCGCACGGCCTCTCGGAGCCCGCCCGGCCCGGCTCCGGCCACCTCGACGTGGTCGAACTGCGCACCAAAAGCTGGGAGATGACGCCCTGCCGGGTCGACTCGGCCGAGTCCTCCTACTTCGACGACCCGCACCGCTTCGAGCTCGGCAGTGCCACCCTGGACAGCGTCTTCCTGATGCGCGACCTGCCCGCCGACTGGACGCCGCGCAGCGCCGTGGCGGTCCGTCAGGCCGCCTAG
- a CDS encoding metalloregulator ArsR/SmtB family transcription factor, producing MAQADDEASVFRALADPTRRQILEDLREGELAAGQIAARFTISGPSVSRHLKVLKEAGLVTERRDANRILYGLVEDRLAVCVGRFLSAVCPEQIVLRHTRWRPVEESEGD from the coding sequence ATGGCTCAGGCAGACGACGAGGCGAGCGTCTTCCGCGCGCTCGCCGACCCGACCCGGCGGCAGATCCTTGAGGACCTCAGGGAGGGGGAGTTGGCGGCCGGGCAGATCGCGGCCCGGTTCACCATCAGCGGGCCCTCGGTCTCCCGGCACCTCAAGGTGCTCAAGGAGGCCGGGCTGGTGACCGAGCGGCGCGACGCCAACCGGATCCTCTACGGACTCGTGGAGGACCGGCTGGCGGTCTGCGTCGGCCGGTTCCTCAGCGCCGTCTGCCCGGAGCAGATCGTGTTGCGCCACACCAGGTGGCGCCCGGTCGAGGAGTCCGAGGGGGACTGA
- a CDS encoding ATP-binding cassette domain-containing protein, with translation MSKDKAHTADSHDLIRVTGARVNNLKDVSVELPKRRLTVFTGVSGSGKSSLVFGTVAAESQRLINETYSAFVQGFMPSLARPDVDVLEGLTTAIIVDQQRMGADPRSTVGTATDANAMLRILFSRLGEPHIGSPNAFSFNVASVSGAGAVTIERGGQQVKERREFSVLGGMCPRCEGRGSVSDIDLAELYDDTKSINEGAITVPGYSIDGWYGRIFSGCGFFDPDKPIRKFTKKELHDLLHKEPTKIKVNGINLTYEGLIPKLQKSMLAKDRDALQPHIRAFVDRAVTFATCPDCAGTRLNAPARSSRIGQVNIADACAMQISDLAAWVGGLDDPSVAPLLDALRQTLDSFVEIGLGYLSLDRPAGTLSGGEAQRVKMVRHLGSALTDTTYVFDEPTTGLHPHDIQRMNELLLRLRDKGNTVLVVEHKPEAIAIADHVVDLGPGAGADGGTVCFEGSVEGLRGSGTVTGRHLDDRAKLKPQVREPSGALEIRGASAHNLREVDVDVPLGVLVAVTGVAGSGKSSLLHGSLPDGTETAGGPVVSIDQSPIRGSRRSNPATYSGLLDPIRKAFAKANGVKPALFSANSEGACPACNGAGVIYTDLAMMAGVATVCVECEGKRFRADVLVHHLGGRDISEVLAMSVAEAEEFFGDGEARTPAAHKILRRLVDVGLGYLRIGQPLTTLSGGERQRLKLAAQLAEHGGVYILDEPTTGLHLADVEQLLGLLDRLVDSGKSVIVIEHHQAVMAHADWIIDLGPGAGHDGGRVVFEGTPTELVAARSTLTGEHLAEYVGA, from the coding sequence ATGAGCAAGGACAAGGCGCACACCGCCGACAGCCACGACCTGATCCGGGTGACCGGGGCGCGGGTGAACAACCTGAAGGACGTCAGCGTCGAGTTGCCCAAGCGGCGGCTGACCGTGTTCACCGGGGTGTCCGGGTCGGGGAAGAGTTCGCTGGTCTTCGGTACCGTCGCCGCCGAGTCGCAGCGGCTGATCAACGAGACGTACAGCGCCTTCGTGCAGGGGTTCATGCCGAGCCTGGCCCGGCCCGACGTGGACGTGCTCGAAGGCCTGACCACGGCGATCATCGTGGACCAGCAGCGGATGGGGGCCGACCCGCGCTCGACCGTCGGCACGGCGACCGACGCGAACGCGATGCTGCGGATCCTGTTCAGCCGTCTCGGCGAGCCGCACATCGGCTCGCCGAACGCGTTCTCGTTCAACGTGGCCTCGGTGAGCGGGGCCGGTGCGGTCACCATCGAGCGCGGCGGGCAACAGGTGAAGGAGCGCCGGGAGTTCAGCGTGCTCGGCGGCATGTGTCCGCGCTGCGAGGGGCGGGGCAGCGTCTCGGACATCGACCTCGCCGAGCTGTACGACGACACCAAGTCGATCAACGAGGGTGCGATCACCGTGCCCGGCTACAGCATCGACGGCTGGTACGGCCGGATCTTCAGCGGCTGCGGCTTCTTCGATCCGGACAAGCCGATCCGCAAGTTCACCAAGAAGGAACTGCACGACCTGCTGCACAAGGAGCCGACCAAGATCAAGGTGAACGGGATCAACCTCACCTACGAGGGCCTGATCCCCAAGCTGCAGAAGTCCATGCTGGCCAAGGACCGGGACGCGCTGCAGCCGCACATCCGGGCCTTCGTGGACCGCGCGGTCACCTTCGCCACCTGCCCGGACTGTGCGGGCACCCGGCTGAACGCGCCGGCCCGGTCGTCCCGGATCGGGCAGGTGAACATCGCCGACGCCTGCGCGATGCAGATCAGCGACCTGGCCGCCTGGGTCGGCGGGCTCGACGACCCCTCGGTGGCCCCGCTGCTCGACGCGCTGCGCCAGACCCTGGACTCCTTCGTGGAGATCGGCCTCGGCTACCTCTCGCTCGACCGCCCGGCCGGTACCCTCTCCGGCGGCGAGGCGCAGCGGGTGAAGATGGTCCGCCACCTCGGCTCCGCGCTCACCGACACCACCTACGTCTTCGACGAGCCGACCACCGGCCTGCACCCGCACGACATCCAGCGGATGAACGAGCTGCTGCTCCGGCTGCGGGACAAGGGCAACACCGTGCTGGTGGTGGAGCACAAGCCGGAGGCGATCGCGATCGCCGACCACGTGGTGGACCTCGGCCCGGGCGCCGGGGCGGACGGCGGCACGGTCTGCTTCGAGGGCAGCGTCGAAGGGCTGCGCGGCAGCGGCACGGTGACGGGCCGTCACCTGGACGACCGGGCGAAGCTCAAGCCGCAGGTGCGCGAGCCCTCCGGCGCGCTGGAGATCCGCGGCGCCAGCGCGCACAACCTGCGCGAGGTCGACGTGGACGTGCCGCTCGGGGTGCTGGTCGCGGTCACCGGTGTGGCGGGGTCGGGCAAGAGCTCGCTGCTGCACGGCTCGCTGCCGGACGGGACCGAGACGGCGGGCGGCCCGGTGGTGTCGATCGACCAGAGCCCGATCCGCGGTTCCCGGCGCAGCAACCCGGCCACCTACTCGGGGCTGCTGGACCCGATCCGCAAGGCCTTCGCCAAGGCCAACGGCGTGAAGCCGGCGCTGTTCAGCGCCAACTCCGAGGGCGCCTGCCCGGCCTGCAACGGTGCCGGGGTGATCTACACCGACCTGGCGATGATGGCCGGGGTGGCGACGGTCTGCGTGGAGTGCGAGGGCAAGCGGTTCCGGGCGGACGTGCTGGTGCACCACCTGGGCGGCCGGGACATCAGCGAGGTGCTGGCCATGTCGGTGGCCGAGGCGGAGGAGTTCTTCGGCGACGGGGAGGCCCGCACACCGGCCGCGCACAAGATCCTGCGGCGGCTGGTCGACGTCGGCCTCGGCTACCTGCGGATCGGCCAGCCGCTCACCACGCTCTCCGGTGGCGAGCGCCAGCGGCTCAAGCTGGCGGCGCAGTTGGCGGAGCATGGCGGCGTCTACATCCTGGACGAGCCGACCACCGGCCTGCACCTCGCGGACGTCGAGCAACTGCTGGGCCTGCTCGACCGGTTGGTGGACTCCGGCAAGTCGGTGATCGTGATCGAGCACCACCAGGCGGTGATGGCGCACGCCGACTGGATCATCGACCTCGGGCCCGGGGCGGGCCACGACGGCGGGCGGGTGGTCTTCGAGGGGACGCCGACCGAGCTGGTCGCCGCCCGGTCCACCCTGACGGGGGAGCACCTGGCCGAGTACGTGGGCGCCTGA
- a CDS encoding ATP-binding protein, whose translation MSETLESPQAVEDEFARWLPRHNRSAGEARALLRDFLAGGAPEGGPCAVAAELVVSELVANAVQHGRPDGGQFGELILLRLERRAERLLIEVHDANAAAPTVRSADPQDESGRGLWLVEQLALAWGFGRRDGIGKRVWATVGPAHRGVG comes from the coding sequence ATGTCCGAAACGCTGGAGAGTCCGCAGGCGGTCGAGGATGAGTTCGCGCGGTGGCTGCCGCGTCACAACAGGTCGGCAGGGGAGGCGCGAGCGCTGCTGCGCGACTTCCTCGCCGGCGGCGCGCCGGAGGGCGGACCGTGCGCCGTCGCAGCCGAGCTGGTGGTCAGCGAGCTGGTGGCCAACGCCGTGCAGCACGGGCGGCCGGACGGGGGCCAGTTCGGCGAACTGATCCTGCTCCGCCTCGAACGCCGCGCGGAACGGCTGCTCATCGAGGTGCACGACGCCAACGCCGCCGCGCCGACGGTGCGTTCGGCGGATCCGCAGGACGAGAGCGGCCGAGGCCTGTGGCTGGTGGAGCAACTCGCGCTCGCCTGGGGCTTCGGTCGGCGCGACGGCATCGGCAAGCGGGTCTGGGCGACCGTCGGCCCGGCGCACCGGGGTGTGGGGTGA
- a CDS encoding helix-turn-helix domain-containing protein: MPVNKNPTVRQRRLARTLKELRTAKRLTLAQAAQQLECAESKISRIEAALSGIRLVDLRLLLDFYGVQDPAERARLEALSREGRLRGWWDRYSETLAPVYADYIALEADASDMYSIETLLIPGLLQTEDYTRAVVRAQIPDATSEQVETLTKVRQERRSALTRESPLRMWAVLSESVLKHQIGGLAVMREQLDFLVTSAAQPNINVQVLPESSDVHAALFGPVAILSFPDTTDTDVVYVDSLLSTLYIEEPAEVGKYADLFRRALAESLPSTRSIALIERIAREMV, translated from the coding sequence GTGCCCGTGAACAAGAACCCGACGGTCCGTCAACGGCGCCTGGCCCGAACGCTCAAGGAGCTCCGGACCGCGAAGCGGCTGACACTTGCTCAGGCCGCACAGCAGTTGGAGTGCGCCGAGAGCAAGATCAGCCGGATCGAGGCAGCCCTGTCCGGCATCCGCCTGGTCGATCTGCGGCTGCTGCTCGACTTCTACGGAGTGCAGGACCCGGCTGAGCGGGCCCGCCTGGAGGCGCTGTCGCGCGAGGGGCGCTTGCGGGGGTGGTGGGACCGGTATTCGGAGACGCTCGCGCCGGTCTACGCGGATTACATCGCCCTTGAGGCGGATGCGTCGGACATGTACAGCATCGAGACGCTGCTGATTCCAGGGCTGTTGCAGACCGAGGACTACACCCGTGCGGTCGTCCGGGCGCAGATCCCGGATGCGACATCGGAACAAGTCGAAACGCTCACCAAAGTTCGGCAGGAGCGCCGGTCGGCACTGACGCGTGAGTCGCCGCTTCGCATGTGGGCCGTGCTGTCCGAATCCGTGCTGAAGCACCAGATCGGCGGACTCGCGGTGATGCGCGAGCAGCTTGACTTCCTCGTCACCTCAGCCGCCCAACCGAACATCAACGTCCAGGTTCTTCCCGAGAGTTCGGATGTGCATGCAGCGCTGTTCGGCCCTGTCGCCATCCTGAGTTTCCCGGACACCACCGACACGGACGTGGTGTACGTGGACAGCCTCCTCAGCACTCTCTACATCGAGGAGCCGGCCGAGGTGGGCAAATACGCCGACCTGTTCCGCCGGGCCTTGGCGGAATCGCTGCCAAGCACGAGGTCAATCGCACTCATCGAGCGCATCGCAAGGGAAATGGTCTAG
- a CDS encoding DUF397 domain-containing protein yields MVSSFLTSASTAGFTWRKSSFSGAQSNCVEVADDVPGIVPVRDSKNPHGAALLFTTNAWTAFVGELKRDGFPTI; encoded by the coding sequence ATGGTGAGCAGTTTTCTGACGTCCGCCTCCACTGCCGGCTTCACCTGGCGGAAGTCCTCCTTCTCGGGCGCCCAGAGCAATTGCGTCGAGGTCGCCGACGACGTGCCCGGCATCGTCCCCGTGCGCGACTCCAAGAACCCCCACGGCGCCGCCCTGCTCTTCACCACCAACGCGTGGACGGCATTCGTGGGCGAGCTCAAGCGGGACGGCTTCCCCACCATCTGA
- a CDS encoding DUF397 domain-containing protein produces MTNSHLTSTSPTWRKSTFSGAQSECVEVADGIPGTVPVRDSKNPDGAALLFPTDAWTAFVGQLKRDGFTAV; encoded by the coding sequence ATGACGAACAGCCATCTGACCTCCACCAGCCCTACCTGGCGGAAGTCCACCTTCTCGGGCGCCCAGAGCGAGTGCGTCGAGGTCGCCGACGGCATCCCCGGCACAGTCCCCGTGCGCGACTCCAAGAACCCCGACGGCGCCGCCCTGCTCTTCCCCACCGACGCGTGGACGGCGTTCGTGGGCCAGCTCAAGCGGGACGGCTTCACCGCTGTCTGA
- a CDS encoding RICIN domain-containing protein, with product MSAAASATAAGGAAQATDAPAASAHRAGVMVTVDQAAQARAVHAAARVAAPAANKNTLAYNGGIDGAGVMSGAKTKVYLVFYGTQWGKQTTDANGNAKFSGDAAGVAGAAQQMFKGIGTNGELWSADLTQWCDGAGVAKGARACPANLPAAQFVPYQAGGVLTGIWYDNAAPSPAKANGHGLALEANKAAGHFGNKTAASNRNAYYVIMSPHGTNPDGYQGQYCAWHDWNNDAANLSGGAAPSAYGNDIAFSNQPYNVDMADCGKNFVTAGAAGNLDGYTMTLGHEWHEMMSDTYPNTGWANPVGGDENSDECAWIKPGQAGGAQRVSFGPFGSYAEQASWSNDTNSCAISHPIVNHGGDLTGTHQLTVGGGFALDDPASSTTPGEQPITWVKDGGTNQKWVFTQQPDKSYTIASAASKLCLDDGGWKVPVVGAAVVQEACTGAANQHWQAVKLPSGAYTLTNAYSGLLLTTDFSDNDSLVSQELNTGSPLQQWTIA from the coding sequence GTGAGCGCAGCCGCGTCCGCGACCGCCGCCGGTGGCGCTGCCCAGGCGACGGACGCCCCTGCCGCGTCCGCCCACCGGGCGGGCGTCATGGTGACGGTCGATCAGGCGGCCCAGGCGCGTGCGGTGCACGCCGCCGCCCGGGTCGCGGCGCCCGCCGCCAACAAGAACACGCTCGCCTACAACGGCGGCATCGACGGTGCGGGCGTCATGAGCGGGGCGAAGACCAAGGTGTACTTGGTCTTCTACGGCACCCAGTGGGGCAAGCAGACCACCGACGCGAACGGCAACGCCAAGTTCTCCGGCGACGCGGCCGGCGTGGCCGGTGCGGCGCAGCAGATGTTCAAGGGCATCGGCACCAACGGCGAACTCTGGTCGGCGGACCTGACGCAGTGGTGCGACGGCGCGGGCGTGGCCAAGGGTGCGCGCGCCTGCCCGGCGAACCTGCCGGCCGCGCAGTTCGTCCCCTACCAGGCCGGTGGCGTCCTGACCGGCATCTGGTACGACAACGCCGCGCCCTCGCCCGCGAAGGCCAACGGCCACGGCCTCGCCCTGGAGGCGAACAAGGCCGCCGGGCACTTCGGCAACAAGACCGCGGCGAGCAACCGCAACGCGTACTACGTGATCATGTCGCCGCACGGCACCAACCCGGACGGCTACCAGGGCCAGTACTGCGCGTGGCACGACTGGAACAACGACGCGGCCAACCTCAGCGGTGGCGCGGCGCCGTCCGCCTACGGCAACGACATCGCGTTCAGCAACCAGCCGTACAACGTCGACATGGCCGACTGCGGCAAGAACTTCGTCACGGCCGGTGCGGCGGGCAATCTCGACGGCTACACCATGACGCTCGGCCACGAGTGGCACGAGATGATGTCCGACACCTATCCGAACACCGGTTGGGCCAACCCGGTCGGCGGCGACGAGAACTCGGACGAGTGCGCCTGGATCAAGCCCGGCCAGGCCGGTGGCGCGCAGCGGGTGAGCTTCGGCCCGTTCGGCAGCTACGCCGAGCAGGCCTCGTGGTCCAACGACACCAACTCCTGCGCGATCTCCCACCCGATCGTCAACCACGGCGGCGACCTGACCGGCACGCACCAGCTGACGGTCGGCGGCGGCTTCGCCCTCGACGACCCGGCCTCCTCCACGACCCCCGGCGAGCAGCCGATCACCTGGGTCAAGGACGGTGGCACCAACCAGAAGTGGGTGTTCACCCAGCAGCCGGACAAGTCCTACACCATCGCCAGTGCCGCCTCGAAGCTTTGCCTGGACGACGGCGGGTGGAAGGTTCCCGTCGTGGGTGCCGCGGTGGTCCAGGAGGCCTGCACCGGTGCGGCGAACCAGCACTGGCAGGCCGTGAAGCTGCCCTCGGGCGCCTACACCCTCACCAACGCCTACTCGGGACTGCTGCTCACCACCGACTTCTCCGACAACGACTCCCTGGTGAGCCAGGAGCTGAACACCGGCTCCCCGCTCCAGCAGTGGACGATCGCCTGA
- a CDS encoding GNAT family N-acetyltransferase, which yields MDYRYASASDAPAMAELFAANHHDALTEQQRAEQGFVQGAFDVDVLRAMAERGGLLVADDDGRLAGLLGLLSPADALNPPPPVAALLDAQDSLHWQGQPLSATRWLIYGPVVVDGAYRGRGVARGLFTAAVEAASGRAEVMVAFIELVNKTSWRVHVDGFGMTPMGEFTIGDRAYGVVGAPAGPSAVPGA from the coding sequence TTGGACTACCGATACGCCAGCGCATCCGACGCCCCCGCCATGGCCGAGCTCTTCGCGGCCAACCACCACGACGCGCTGACGGAGCAGCAGCGCGCCGAACAGGGTTTCGTGCAGGGCGCGTTCGACGTCGACGTACTGCGTGCGATGGCTGAGCGCGGGGGCCTGCTGGTCGCGGACGACGACGGACGCCTGGCAGGCCTGCTCGGGCTGCTCTCCCCGGCGGACGCGCTCAACCCGCCGCCACCGGTCGCGGCGCTGCTGGACGCGCAGGATTCGCTGCACTGGCAGGGGCAACCGCTCAGCGCGACGCGGTGGTTGATCTACGGGCCCGTGGTGGTCGACGGCGCGTACCGTGGCCGGGGAGTGGCGCGCGGACTGTTCACGGCGGCCGTCGAAGCGGCCTCGGGGCGGGCCGAGGTGATGGTCGCCTTCATCGAACTGGTCAACAAGACGTCCTGGCGGGTCCACGTCGACGGCTTCGGCATGACGCCGATGGGGGAGTTCACCATCGGCGACCGCGCCTACGGCGTCGTGGGTGCACCTGCCGGGCCGTCAGCGGTTCCCGGAGCCTGA
- a CDS encoding nuclear transport factor 2 family protein, whose amino-acid sequence MSRTPQQIFESYLYAGTMTRNADALAENFTEDGVFEAPLMPPGAAFPRRLVGRDEIRSAMAEYYALPAKESRPANVEKSGYVLHTTADPDVFIAEIDAVFDGGGEDGEGDVTVSLVQIFRVRDGRIARLRDYFAPELMSR is encoded by the coding sequence GTGTCCCGCACGCCGCAGCAGATCTTCGAGAGCTACCTCTACGCCGGGACCATGACCCGGAACGCCGACGCGCTGGCCGAGAACTTCACCGAGGACGGTGTCTTCGAGGCGCCACTGATGCCCCCGGGCGCCGCCTTCCCCAGGAGGCTGGTGGGCCGCGACGAGATCCGCAGCGCGATGGCGGAGTACTACGCGCTGCCGGCGAAGGAGAGCCGCCCGGCGAACGTCGAGAAGTCCGGGTACGTGCTGCACACCACCGCCGACCCCGACGTGTTCATCGCCGAGATCGACGCGGTCTTCGACGGGGGCGGGGAGGACGGCGAGGGTGACGTGACCGTCTCGCTGGTGCAGATCTTCCGCGTCCGCGACGGGAGGATCGCCCGACTGCGCGACTACTTCGCGCCCGAGCTGATGAGCCGGTGA
- a CDS encoding TetR/AcrR family transcriptional regulator yields the protein MPKLVDHDERRAQIIDALLRAAAATGLHAVTMRSVAVEAGISVRLVQYYFDTKEQLLLATMERLAVRMGERVRERVRTAGASPAPREIVEAVLLEAVPTDEESRTFHLVYTEYAVLSVTDPALGGKAFLAAPDEMEAFLVAQLAAAQQAGGADPLLDARQEAVVLLAVSAGLGLSVLLGQRTAADAGAVLHYHLGRLFPDPGSGTGG from the coding sequence ATGCCGAAGCTGGTGGATCACGACGAGCGGCGGGCCCAGATCATCGACGCCCTGCTCCGGGCGGCGGCGGCCACCGGGCTGCACGCCGTCACCATGCGCTCCGTCGCCGTCGAGGCGGGCATCTCGGTGCGGCTGGTGCAGTACTACTTCGACACCAAGGAGCAGTTGCTGCTCGCCACCATGGAGCGCCTCGCAGTCCGGATGGGCGAGCGGGTCCGCGAGCGGGTGCGGACGGCCGGGGCCTCCCCGGCGCCGCGCGAGATCGTCGAGGCGGTGCTGCTCGAAGCCGTGCCCACCGACGAGGAGAGCCGCACCTTCCACCTCGTCTACACCGAGTACGCCGTGCTCTCCGTCACCGATCCCGCCCTCGGTGGCAAGGCGTTCCTGGCGGCGCCCGACGAGATGGAGGCCTTCCTGGTCGCCCAACTCGCCGCTGCCCAACAGGCCGGCGGCGCCGATCCGCTCCTCGACGCCCGCCAGGAGGCCGTCGTCCTGCTGGCCGTCTCGGCGGGCCTGGGCCTGAGCGTCCTGCTCGGCCAGCGCACGGCGGCGGACGCCGGCGCCGTGCTGCACTACCACCTCGGCCGGCTCTTCCCGGATCCGGGTTCTGGTACCGGCGGGTGA